A region of Procambarus clarkii isolate CNS0578487 chromosome 22, FALCON_Pclarkii_2.0, whole genome shotgun sequence DNA encodes the following proteins:
- the LOC123760261 gene encoding rhodanese domain-containing protein CG4456, which translates to MSDIDYEELSSDLDNYVVLDVRNRDEVKKTGRIPGSHCIPISELDDALDMDDDSFQEKYGFPKPTTDQTIVPHCQMGGRARRAGDALTAKGFQTRVYGGSFKDWTIKGGQVEACEPFEGSS; encoded by the exons ATGTCAG ATATTGACTACGAAGAGCTGTCGTCCGACCTTGATAACTATGTAGTGTTGGACGTGAGGAACAGGGACGAGGTGAAGAAGACTGGTCGAATCCCTGGCTCACACTGCATTCCTA TCTCGGAGCTGGATGACGCCCTAGACATGGACGACGACAGCTTCCAGGAGAAGTACGGGTTCCCTAAGCCTACCACCGACCAGACCATCGTGCCTCACTGCCAGATGGGCGGACGCGCCAGGCGGGCCGGGGATGCTCTCACCGCCAAGGGGTTCCAGACAAG GGTTTATGGCGGCTCCTTCAAGGACTGGACAATCAAGGGCGGGCAGGTGGAAGCCTGCGAACCATTCGAGGGAAGCAGCTAG